In the Triticum aestivum cultivar Chinese Spring chromosome 2B, IWGSC CS RefSeq v2.1, whole genome shotgun sequence genome, GTTCGCGGTGACGTAGACTCAGCTAGCCCAGTGGACAGCGCCACGCCATCGAAAGATTTTGGTCCTCCAATCATATCCACGAGCGCGAGCCGATCGCCACGGCGTCCAACCAATCGGTGTACTACTCTCGTATGATTCTGGCTGGCCGGTGACGCCGACCCAAGTAGTACATGCATGCACCGAAGCTCGCCGTGCGTTTGCGCGCGAGCTGTGCGGGACGCCAGCCACACTTTTACCACTCTCCGCCGCCGCGTCTCTGGATACTGGAGCAGGTGGACGGTATCGTACTGCTCTGCTCTCCTATCATTTTGTAGTCGTACTAGTACTGTTTTGCTTTTGGTACGAGCATTTACGGTCGAAGAGGACAAATATGACCCCTCAAACGCCAGTGATCGGGTACTCCTTAAATAACGGCGTCCACATCTGTATATCTCATATCCGATCTTTTATATCTATACTAAAACATGCAACATCGATCAAAGCACGTAGATTAACAAACTAACACACGCAAGCACAATACTTTCATcaaaagatcatatgttcaaacaACCACCAAAGTTCAAACGATGGACAACTTGAAACTACATCTAAAACGTGAAATTAAATTGAAGCAAAGTGGATCTTCACCACTTccaggccggcccctcccccttccGATCGCCGGCGCAGTTGTAGCCGTTGGCGCCTGGTGGAGGATCGTCTGACTCGTCGGACGAGGAGCCATCATCGTCGGAAGAAGAGGAGGATACGATGATGAGGCCCTTGAGGCGCCGGACTGCCCGGTCCTGCTGCCGCTTCAGCTTGGCCAGCCGAGCCGCCTCCATCGCTTTCTCCGTGGCCTCGCGCTCGGACTGCTCGATAACTAGCCGGAGAGCCTTCGCATTATTCCGGCGGAGCCGCCGAGCGTCTGTCTCCGCCGTCGTAAGCGACCAGCAGTAGACCCACGCGAGAAGCCGATCGTCCTCGTCGGGCTCCGCGGGTAACCCGTGGCGGCGATGGACAAAGCTCTCCGCCGCGTCCCCCTCCCTTTCCCGCGCCTCTGACTCCGACGTGCATGTCCGGGCCGGCTCCGCAGGGGCGGGCACAAGCACCCACCACTGCCCGCATGGGGGAGCAGCAGGCGACGTGGTAAGGGGACGGCGTGGGGGAGGCGCGGACTGAGCAGCTCGCGCGGAGCCAAGCGTGGGTCGGGAGGAGCCAGCGTCAGCTTCCTCGCTGCGGCGCGAGGGAGAGGCGAGGCCGATCCGGAACTGCCATTCGTGTCCACCTTCGACCTCTCGAGGGCAATGCGGAGGGCTAGATCCTCGTCGGAGTCGGAGGAGGAGCGACTGCTGGTGCTCGACATGGTGGCCGCAGTCACTGGAATGGTCAGAGTGGATCGAATCGAACAAATAGGagggaagacgaagaaacagatcgAGAGTGGAGTGAGCTAGGGTTTCAGGATTGGAGGTATTTGTGAGGACGGAGTGGGGTAGGGGTGGGCCGggccgacgtggcgggcgtgcccggacGCCCTATATTCTCTCTATATTTTGGCAGGATATAAGGGATACCGGACAGTCCGGACGTTTGAGGGTCGTTTGAGGCGACAAGCTGGGTTAGAAAAACGTGACCGGTCAATGACCGGACGGGCCGTCCGGATGTTTTGAGACAGGCATGAgacgtccggctgtagatgctctaaaggGATGGCTGTGGTGTTCGTGGACTTTTCCGACTAGTTTACACCGTGCTTCGCCCATTACCCTTAGGCCATCCACAAACACTTGCAAGTTGCAGGGCTTACATTATCCGATGATCACTTTGCAGATGGATGAACTTTGGCCTCGGGTTTGAGGTGACGTAAACGCAGCCTAGCTCGCCTACTACTGGACAGCGGCACGCCATCGAATGAATGATACTGTATGATCCAATGGCTCTTCCTCATCACCTTGTCCAATCAGCGTCTGCTAATGATATGCCATGATTGTGGTCGGTGACGCCGACCCGAGCCACAAACTCAACCGTGCCGCGCGACAGGGGAGGGCGGTGTACGGGATGGGGCGCCAGCCACACATGCTGCCGCGTCTCCAGATGCGGTGCCTCACTGGATCTCTCGCCGCCCGCCTAAGTCGACATCGTCCTCGCATATCTCGCGCTGCATTTGGGTTCAGTTCGTTGCGCGGTCAGACTGGCGTTGGCGTACAGGTTGCTTTGTGTGCGAGTGAAGCCAACGCGACGTGAAACGGAAATTGCGGGAAAGACATCTTCTAAGGGTGATTTAGCCGGGCAAAATTTGAGTAACTTGATGTCGGGAGAGTAAAACCTTTTTGAGTTTTGGTGTGTCTTTCTCCTTCTTTTGAGCATTAATATTGTTAacccctttctttttttttcttactATAAACACGCACGTGCACGTGTATCTTAATCCGGCTTTAAGATATACCTGAATTTTCTTTAGAAAAGTAGCATAAAAAAATAGTTTGTATAAGCATCACCAGCGGCAGGTCCATCTCTTCGTTTAAATGGGTTGAAAATTGTACTAATCCAACGTAGTTAATGGTATATGCAAGTGACAAGGGGAGGAGGCACATACCTTGTCCCGAGGCTGCTAAAAGAGAAATCCAAAAATCTAAACACAATTcattcaaatcagcacaactgaTCCACTACCCAGCGGCTACCAAAAGTTTCGTATCACTGTGTAACCTAATTGTTTTATAGCACATGTTGGTAATGAAGCTTAATAACTGTTGAATGTGTGCACACAAGGCTGCTTTTGGTTCAGTTTTACTAAGCCTGATTTGGGTTCAGTTTTTAATGCATACAAGCTACTTTTTTGTTCAGTGAAATGTGAATCAATCTTCTCCAGAAGAAATGAAGAAAGCAGAGATTAAAGACCTCTGGCCCGGCGGCTGCATGTTTGACGACGGCATGCCCCCTGATGGCGGCGTCTCCCAGACGGCCCGACAGAGAGGGACAGGCAGGCGGTCCATGCAGTGTCCCTGATGGTCTGACGGTCCGACGTCAACGGACGGCCAGGCGGCGTCCCTGACAGTCCGACGGCGATGGACGGCAGGGGCGGGTGTAGAGGGTGGACAGGGTGGGCCACGACCCACCCTGAGATTGGATAATGGGCTTTATACCATAGGAAAAAgctaaaagaataaaagaaaaaaaattatatgtacAATTCCACTGTTAGCCCACCCTGACCCAGTGGGCTAGGTCTGTCACTGATGCACGACCAGGAGGTCTAGGCGGCGTCCCTGACAGTCCGACGACGATGGACGACCAGACGGTCTAGGCGGCGTCCCTGACAGTCCGACGACGATGGACGACCAGGCGGTCCAGGCGGCGCCTTCGACGTGCCCCCGCCGGTTGGCCTGGAGGTCTAGGCGGCGTCCCTGACAGCCGGCGTCCTTGAAGTTGCGGCTGCGTCGCTACGGCCAAGGCCACGCAAAGGCGATGGGTAGGGGCGGCACAGAGATGTGAGGGGCGGCGTCCTTGAAGCTGCTGCGGGTCGAGGCGATGGGGATGTCGTGTGTCGCTGAAACTAGGTGATGGGGCGGCATCATGGGCTGTAGCAACTTCCTTTCGTGTGAAAGGTTACGTAAGGAAAGGGATCGGGGAAGAAATGATTAATTAGCAGTAAATGCATTTAGTGCTAAAGATGTTTAGTTGCTCACCATTAGGATAATAAGGATTGTCGAATTAACGCTAATGGATGCCCGAGATCGGTTGGATCTGCCCGGGGTCTTTTTATATTTGTATAGatatagatttttttttctttttcggaaaggaggatgacccccggcctctgcatctgggagatgcatatggccattttattgattatttttGAGGACCATATAAAGTATAACAATAATATGcttgaatccgccatcttggcagtATCTGCcgctcctatccaaatgatgaaggggtgcaagctgggccacatatccatacctctcacctaagcctaacatctaaagccgggggCCCTGACCGAGCCATCTGCCGGGTTCGAGGCTCAAACCGGTCTGacacactcacatgtgtcgtcgatGCCATCTTCCACTTgttcatcttcagagcagattgaggtgacaaccttgacaggtcctccgccatcgacgccaccacgacgccaaatgacgacctccacctacacgagccttggcaggtcctctgccattgacgccaccacgatgccagctgacgacctccacctacgcgagtcgATCTCCAAGCAACAGACGTAAATCCATGCTAGGAAAGGGCCGCACCACCGCcatcgcccaccacccacaagcgccacccaaccccaaggttcccagagcggcgccttcaagaagggaacagcGCCGTGAGTgccgtgagcgccgccgccgcccaacagagTTAGGGCTTTGGCCCGGGAGACTTAGGGGAAggtgaagtgaggagatcagtccataccgacgcctccaagaaggaaaacgGCGCCCTCAGATGTCGCCGTCGGCGCGGCCGGTCATGACCGGCCAGGGGTTTCGCCCAAACTAGATCTCCGCTACTAGCAGTACCTCCTGTACAGAACCGAcgaccaagaggaagcgcggcccgACCAGGCTGGCCCGCACGCCAAACAGGGGAGGAAGGGAGGCGCTAGATCGCGCACACCGACCGCCGCAGAAGCCACCGTcggccgccaacgaccaccggatccTGCCGCCCGCGAGGCCAGGACACCGGATCCACCACCCGCACGGCTGTTAGCCGGCCGTGCCTTGCCAATGGAGCCGCCACTCCAGATCTGGGGTTCCCCGCATAGGAgcagggcaaccgaggccccgccgccaccatccttggcgccctGGGCTTGCAcggcggctgcctcaggcggcggcgagggagggaggaggggatgGGGTGAGGAGGAGGGGCCGCTAGGGTTGGgtggaggaggcggctagggttgggagcgTGAGTTTCTATAAAAACGGGAGAGGTTTTCACTTcccggcctctacatcaaccagggatgcatacggccattttagtatgagtaccaagataaacatgatccttatttaaaaaaaaataagtATCTAGATATTTCTTGATGGGAGGTTCCACCACACACCaagcttgatcctcaataaatggttgtatagatatagatatagatatagatgtatTGTTAACCCTCTTTTTTTATGTATTGTTAACCCTCTTCTTAATTAATAAATGAGGTAAAGTTTCCTTGGCATTTTAAGTTCACATTACCCTCATGTTTCGGGAAGCAGattacacaaccctttcaactTTGAAACCAGACATTTAGCTCCCTTAGTTTTACAAACAGTTTTGTCAAGTCTCAGTCGATCGAGACGTCGTTATGTCTCATTCGATATTATATTCCTTTCATCGAGATTCACACattttgttttggttttttttatataatatatatatcACTTGACTAAGACTTCGTTAAGTTTCAGTCGACTATGATCTAGCACGTCCTTTTAGGAAACCAGATAAATCACCGTATAGAAGACTAGAAGGTGGTTTTGCAGAGTGGTTTATCCACCTGGCGTCTTTCTCTGTTCCCACTCGCTCTTGCCATCTTCCCCGCACCCCTTGGCGACAGTAGCACCTTCTGCTCACCGGCCAGCCCACCACCGTTGCTATGGATCTCACTTCGGCTCCATCCCCGCGCTCGTTTGCATCTCCACCCTCCAATGCCGGCCGTGGGCATGTTGGCGGAGAGCAAGATTATCCGACCAGGTACGGCTTCTGCCTTAGCTGCGGCGAAGAGGCACAACGCCCCATCCCTTGCGTGACAACGGGAGTTCGGTGGCAAAGCACAACTCCTACCGGAGAACAGCGGTGTAGGTGTTGGCTCCGCTCAGCGCTCATAGACCGAGGAGGAGGGAGTTGGAGGACCAGGGCAGCGATGGAGTCATGGAGAGGAGAGGCCGACGAGGGCTTCCTGATGCATGCGTTGGTGGCCGAACGCATCATCCATTCTTCTCAATCAATTACCCAATTCGTTTTACAGAAAACTGGCAATCTCTGACCACATGAACACGCATGCCCGGCATTGCATCACGCACCTTCAGAATCAGCATGCGCAGCGCAGAGAAGTATGGTAGTAATCAAAAGCATAAGCACTGAATGCAAGTGCAGGGGCAAAAGAACTAGCAGTAGTGACCAATGCCCATTTCCTCTGGCTACGGGTCGAACGTAGATTGGATTAGCTGCTAAGCATCAAGCCGCTCACAAAAAGAGGGGAAGTGAATAACATCAATACAGAGACCACGCAGCCTCTTCAGTTCCCAGAATGATGGTGTAGCTGTCAATCATTCCGCTTCTTCGCCTGGCGGCCGGacctccgccgcgcccggcgctgccgcccgccgccctccTCGTACTCGGAGTACTTGTCATCCAGATCCTCCAGTGATTTCTGCACCATCGACGCGAATTCACAATCAACGGAGAGAAGTTGTGCGTACATATGCACGGAGGAATATGGGATATCGGGCAAACCTCCCGGATCTCCATGAAGCTGACGGCGTAGAAGGTTGCGGCCGCGGCGCCGATGATGCCGAGGATCGGGATGACGAATTGCCCGGCGTCCATGTTTGGTTCCGACCTCCGACACCGAGAGGCTGAACTGAAGGGCTTTGCTGGTTTCTTTTCTCACAGCCAACCATCGCACCAGCCTCTATCTATCCAGCACCAAGGCCAGCTTTCGTTCATTCTTACAGTTACACCCCCACTTAAAGGAGATATTATTTGTGCATCAGTTCCTCTGTCGCTCACACAATTATTCAGAACCAACGCACACATCTTCGAGCTGCCAAGTGTTGAAGTACAAATGCATTGCTCACCATGCATAGCCCACATTTGCCAATCAACTAGAGTTTTTTTTCAAAAtggaggcaaaagttttgcctcatctcattaataAAGAAAAAGAGAGTAACAGGTCTCAAGAGGGTCATTACTCCTCCACAAATGAAAGAAAACAGAGCTACTCTTGCGGCATCAATGATCCCATGTGTTTAGCCCCGGTCAAGACCCAATTTTTGGCCTCTATTTTGATGCCTGCGAACACAGTTGTTGGCCTAGACGATTTCTTTTGGAACACCCTCGCATTTCTCTCTTTCCAAACCTCCAAGGATACAAGCGGGTGAACTTGCTGGTGTATGGAACGCTACACGAAGTTGCTTTCTAGAACAAACAATGTCCATGGTACGGCGCACAAGATGTGCCAAATAACCTGCACATACTTCATTCAACATCTTATTTACTTCACAGATCACAAGCACGACAAAGTTTTCACACAGCTCAGTGCACGCACGGGTACTCATACGCACATTGTTGAAATAGTTGGTTAGTTAGAGATAGAGTTGTATAGGGATAGATATCTGTATAGGGATAGATATCTTTCAAACCTTGTACCCTtctctatctcttcttctgttaTCTCTCCCTCGTAATCCTCCTGTACCGATCGTTTCCTGTAACgatcgttctctctcgatttcgtCTTGTAAGCCACGGCATTGCCTCTATATATATACAAGTGCGTCCCGAGCAAAAGGTTTAACGCTTCCATAATATCGTTTCACATGGTAACAGAGCCTCTTCCTCATTAGATCGAAAGAGATTGCATCTAGCTACCTCCGGCGACCGAGATCATgtccaccaccaccgctgccatgaCAGCAAGCACCATGGGTGCACTCACCACCTCCTCATCTTCCAccttcgcctcctcctccaccaccaccaacaccaccTCTCTCGGATCGCCACCCCACGAGAAGCTGACGAGGGGCAACTTCCTGCTCTGGAAGGCCGTCGTGTTGCCTCAGATCAGAGGCGCACAGATGGAGCACCACCTCGACGAGAAGAGCCCGCCACCGCTGGCCACTCTCACCATCACCACAGAAGGCAAAGAAGAACAAGTCGTCAACTTTGCACGCTCCCTCTGGTATGcacagcagcaacaacttcaagggTACTTGATGGGTTCCTTTTCCCGTGAGATCCTTGCAGAGGTCGCAACGCTCCAAACGCCGGCCGAGGTGTGGCGCACGATCCACGCCATGTTCGCTGCTCAAAGTCAAGCCCAGGCGATCAATACTCGCATTGAGCTCACCAACCTCAAGAAAGGTAACATGTCCATGTCCGACTACCTTGGCAAGATTAAAAGTCTCACCGATGAAGTTGCAAGCACTGCTGCGGCGCTTTCTGACCCGGAGATTGTCTCCAAAATTCTCGCTGGGTTGGACATGGAATACAACCCGGTCGTCTCCGCACTCGCCGCCAGGGTCgagcccatcaccgtccaggagCTCTATAGCCAGCTGCTCAGTTTTGATGCCAGCCTCACCCTCCTGCATGGCGGCGATCTTCGCCAATCCTCCGTCAACTTTGCCTCCCGTGGTCGCGGCCGTGGGCGCGGTCACCAGGGGCAACACGGCGGTGGGCGCGAACGCGGTCCTTCCCAGGGCGACGACGCTTgctctggtggggggggggggcggctacaacaccaacggcggcggcggctaccacaCCAACGGCGGCGGCAGCTTCACCAACAACAACGGCCATCCTCCTCCCTCCCGTGGTCGCCCTCGCTGCCAGCTTTGCAAAAAGTCTGGCCATGAGGTGATCGACTGCTAGCATCGGTTCAACGAAGACTACGTGCCTGACGCTCGCCATGTCGCTGCTGCCATACGTGAACAGGGCGGTGGCGATGGTGTGTGGTACGTGGACTCTGGCGCGACGGACCACGTGACGAATGAACTCAGACAGCTTGCTCTCCGTGAGCGCTACCATGGCAGCGACCAGATTCACACCGCAAGCGGTGGAGGTATGGATATTTTTCACATCGGTCAAGGTTCTATTAATTCCCCTACACTAAAACGTGATCTAGTTCTTCAAGATGTACTTCATGTCCCACAAGCTGACAAAAACCTTGCCTCCATGTCTTGTTTAGCCACCGACAATAATGTCTTCTTTGAGACTCACCCTCGTTATTTTTTCAtcaaggatcgggcaacgagggaactCCTTCATCACGGTAGATGCGTTGGAGGGCTCTACCCAATTCCATCCGGAGCACTAGGTTGCAAGCGTCGTCAAGTCCACTCCGTCATCAAGCCCTCTTTGGCACGGTGGCATCAACGACTAGGACATCCTTCTTCGGTCATCGTCAAACAAATAGTCAATAAAGACAATCTTCTTTTATCTCATAGTCAAAATAATGAGTCTGTGTGTGAAGCTTGCCAATGTGCCAAGAGCCATCAGCTTCCTTATCCCAAGTCAACTAGTGTGTCTCATGCTCCATTAGAACTtattttcagtgatgtatggggtcatgcccgaGATTCCTTTGGTAGAAAAAAAAAtattatgtcagttttattgatgattatagcaagttCACTTGGATATATTTGCTTACCTATAAATCTGAGGTTTTCTCTATCTTCCAAGAATTTCAGAAACTTGTTGAGCGCCAATTTGATAGGAAAATCCTTtcagtccaaagtgactggggaggggagtatgagaaACTAAACTCGTTCTTTCATAGCATTGGGATAGCCCATCATGTGTCGTGTcctcatgctcatcaacagaaTGGCTCTGCTGAGCGCAAACACCGCCACATTGTTGAGGTCGATCTCTCTCTGTTAGCTCATGCATCCATGCCTCTTAAATATTGGGATGAATCTTTTATCACCGCCACTTATCTTATTAATCGTCTACCCAGTAGAGTCATTGGCAATTCTACTCCTTTGGAACGGTTGTACAACCAAAAACCTGATTATAATTATCTCAAAACCTTTGGATGTGCTTGCTACCCTAATCTGCGTCCTTACAATCGCCACAAGCTTGAGTTTCGGTCCACCCAATGCGCTTTCCTTGGCTATAGCAACCTTCACAAAGGCTATAAGTGTCTTGAGATTGCTACTGGACGTATCTACATATCTCGCGATGTCGTTTTTGATGAAACTGTCTTTCCGTTTTCAAAACTTCATCCCAATGCCGGCACCTTGCTTCGTGCTGAAATTGCACTTCTATCAGACTATGATCACGGGGGCGCATTAACTGAACCTGATCATGTGCAAAATTCCAAAGAAAATCCTGATTCTGTTGATACTTGTGCTAATTCTGGGCGTCATTTTATGTATGAGGAAACAAACAACCCAGGTGTAGAAACCCAAGCTGATTCGGCTGACAGCGGCGGATCCCAGGCAGATTCGCCTGGCGGCCTGCCTCTGCTGACGGCGCGAGATCCCAGGCGGATCCGCCACCCGTGCGCGTGGCTGCATGCAGGATGGTGGCCGACCGCCCCAATCGAGTGGATCCCACCGGTCCAGGAGCGCCCACGAGCCCGTGTGGCGACAGGCGCGCCGGCCCAGGCGAAGGAGAAGCCCAGTCGCCTGCTGCCACGTCGCGGCGGGCCCAGGTGGACCGCGGGTGCGCGGGTGTGTCGCCCAATGCCGTTTCCCTGCGGGCCCAGGCAGACCGCGGGTGTGCGGCCGACCGCACACGTGAGGAAGGATCCTCCTTGGATCAGGGGCCGGCTGATCTGCTGGTTGCCTCGGATCGCGAGAGGGGCGGATCTTCTGTGGCTGATTCTGCTTCATCCGGATCACATGCACCACCTGCAACAACAACTGCTCCTGTGTCGCCTACGCCCTTTCTTCGAAATACAAGGTCTCGGTCTGGTATTGTCAAGGAAAAACAATACAATGATGGTACAATAAGGTATGACAAACTCAAACGTGCTT is a window encoding:
- the LOC123042347 gene encoding uncharacterized protein; the protein is MDAGQFVIPILGIIGAAAATFYAVSFMEIREKSLEDLDDKYSEYEEGGGRQRRARRRSGRQAKKRND